The Nakamurella deserti genome contains a region encoding:
- a CDS encoding lipopolysaccharide biosynthesis protein has translation MARLVPEGSVSPTEVPSDDTTAPTGRPAPAATPSTMTSDDSPTPPDAPRADHDGTAADPALSDAVTPELASGTPVTGPLEHTDTVPAPPAADTDAQKAHKAGASSSALFGRGMLYVVVASLQLVTGAFVSPVMTRLLDTQAFGQLTTAIALHQLLIVAAIVGLDQAIVLKRAEDGHDRNVRALASTSILIATAVTAVLAATSPWWSVWLGFDPGSQLLVLITVLWTIPSAGVMVQLALLLTNDRLKAYATVSVLAAVGGQIAGITAVLVLGRQSSIYAWGLLGADLLATLIGWTLTRPTLKRAFSWELIKPSLLLGAPLMLGSLSSFVLNAGDRIIVQSLLGAVEVGRYQIAYTVGFVAVQLIGLTSSAWTPRFAAVRDRALRWRIIGSSRDSIFALLSPVVLGIVLAAPILLRVVAPARYELEPLLFVSFLVLISAYPVAASGASGRILITSRRAKPLAAWAAAAALLNVALNFALVPPFGIAGAAGATLVAYTLQSFGLRWSVGNRAEWPSTPPRILAQAAAVILIGAGSTALPQSTAWNIARLVLALACLPWAWIQLQRTRRAG, from the coding sequence GTGGCGAGGTTGGTGCCCGAAGGCAGTGTGTCACCGACGGAGGTTCCGTCGGACGACACCACCGCACCGACCGGCCGGCCCGCACCGGCCGCCACCCCCTCCACCATGACCTCCGACGACTCCCCCACCCCTCCCGACGCCCCCCGGGCCGACCATGACGGAACGGCCGCGGACCCGGCGCTCTCCGACGCCGTGACGCCGGAGCTGGCCTCGGGCACCCCGGTGACCGGCCCGCTGGAGCACACCGACACGGTGCCGGCTCCCCCGGCCGCCGACACCGACGCCCAGAAGGCGCACAAGGCCGGCGCCAGCAGTTCGGCGCTGTTCGGCCGCGGCATGCTCTACGTCGTCGTCGCCTCGCTCCAGCTGGTCACTGGCGCGTTCGTGTCGCCGGTCATGACGCGTCTGTTGGACACACAGGCATTCGGGCAGCTGACAACAGCGATCGCGCTGCACCAGTTGCTGATCGTCGCCGCGATCGTCGGCCTCGACCAGGCCATCGTGCTCAAGCGCGCCGAGGACGGCCACGACCGCAACGTGCGGGCCCTGGCCAGCACCTCGATCCTGATCGCGACCGCGGTCACCGCCGTGCTGGCGGCGACGTCGCCGTGGTGGTCGGTGTGGCTCGGTTTCGATCCTGGTTCTCAGCTTCTGGTCCTGATCACCGTGCTGTGGACGATCCCGTCCGCCGGCGTCATGGTCCAGCTCGCCCTGCTGCTCACCAACGACCGGCTCAAGGCCTACGCCACGGTCAGCGTGCTCGCCGCGGTCGGCGGCCAGATCGCCGGCATCACCGCCGTCCTGGTACTGGGCCGCCAGTCGTCGATCTACGCCTGGGGCCTGCTCGGGGCCGACCTGCTCGCCACCCTGATCGGGTGGACCCTCACCCGGCCCACGCTCAAGCGGGCGTTCTCGTGGGAGCTGATCAAACCCTCGCTGCTCCTCGGCGCGCCGTTGATGCTGGGTTCGCTGTCCAGTTTCGTGCTCAACGCCGGGGATCGGATCATCGTCCAGTCGCTGCTGGGCGCGGTCGAGGTGGGCCGGTACCAGATCGCCTACACGGTGGGCTTCGTCGCTGTGCAGCTGATCGGCCTGACCAGCAGCGCCTGGACGCCGCGGTTCGCCGCCGTCCGCGACCGTGCGCTGCGCTGGCGGATCATCGGGTCCTCTCGCGACTCGATCTTCGCCCTGCTGTCGCCGGTCGTCCTCGGGATCGTGCTGGCCGCTCCGATACTGCTGCGGGTGGTGGCCCCGGCCCGCTATGAGCTCGAGCCGCTGCTGTTCGTCTCCTTCCTGGTGCTGATCAGCGCCTATCCGGTGGCCGCTAGCGGCGCCAGCGGTCGGATCCTGATCACCTCCCGGCGGGCCAAGCCGCTCGCCGCCTGGGCCGCCGCCGCGGCGCTGCTCAACGTCGCACTCAACTTCGCCCTGGTGCCGCCGTTCGGCATCGCCGGCGCGGCCGGCGCCACCCTCGTCGCCTACACGCTGCAGAGCTTCGGTCTGCGCTGGTCGGTCGGGAACCGGGCGGAATGGCCGTCGACCCCGCCGCGCATCCTCGCGCAGGCCGCCGCGGTGATCCTGATCGGCGCCGGGTCCACGGCGCTGCCGCAGAGCACCGCCTGGAACATCGCGCGGCTGGTCCTGGCCCTGGCCTGCCTGCCGTGGGCCTGGATCCAGCTGCAGCGCACCCGCCGCGCCGGGTGA
- a CDS encoding glycosyltransferase family 2 protein, giving the protein MTIDTAIEAPRVWCTEVDLGGEVPGSLPVPSDEAPYTAARILVRLHGESLTFVERPVVDGAYVLGDVVSGLGAEARARLDAHLAEDAGSVQVVDGVPYVHAPQSCTRPRPTGLSMTVVVCTRGRGEALRSCLARLARMDYPELDFVIVDNAPTDDSTRQAFLAEVGEDTRFRYVVEPRPGLSCARNRGLAEARGELIAYTDDDVTVDPQWADSLVIGFLRRPDVACVTSLVCTASLETPAEHYFDSRVSWAARCEPRVYDSVAPEGDLLYPYSAGLFGTGAGMAFRTSVIRDLGGFDEALGAGTRTAGGEDLDAFVMVLQHGHALAYEPSSVVWHHHRADLEGLQKQMYAYGTGLTAFITKHLLSRDTRYALLRRIPKGVAKMAAIPKATKNSVGRQQSSIPSRNLLLREFAGMAMGPALYGIAKRRIPEHDLSAPSFATDATETASR; this is encoded by the coding sequence ATGACCATCGATACCGCGATCGAGGCCCCCCGGGTCTGGTGCACCGAGGTCGATCTCGGCGGCGAGGTCCCGGGCTCGCTCCCGGTGCCCTCCGACGAGGCGCCGTACACGGCCGCCCGGATCCTGGTCCGGCTGCACGGTGAGTCGCTGACCTTCGTCGAGCGTCCCGTCGTCGACGGCGCCTACGTCCTCGGGGACGTGGTCAGCGGCCTCGGGGCCGAGGCCCGCGCCCGGCTGGACGCCCACCTGGCCGAGGACGCCGGCAGCGTGCAGGTCGTCGACGGGGTGCCCTACGTGCACGCGCCGCAGAGCTGCACCCGTCCGCGCCCCACCGGCCTGTCGATGACGGTCGTCGTCTGCACCCGTGGCCGCGGCGAGGCGCTGCGCAGCTGCCTGGCTCGGTTGGCGCGGATGGACTACCCGGAACTCGACTTCGTCATCGTCGACAACGCGCCCACCGACGACAGCACCCGGCAGGCCTTCCTCGCCGAGGTCGGCGAGGACACCCGCTTCCGCTACGTCGTCGAACCGCGCCCGGGCCTGTCCTGTGCCCGCAACCGCGGTCTGGCCGAAGCCCGTGGCGAGCTCATCGCCTACACCGACGACGACGTCACCGTCGACCCGCAGTGGGCCGATTCGCTGGTCATCGGATTCCTGCGCCGTCCCGACGTGGCCTGCGTGACCAGCCTGGTCTGCACCGCCTCGCTGGAGACCCCGGCGGAGCACTACTTCGACAGCCGGGTGTCCTGGGCGGCGCGGTGCGAACCGCGCGTCTACGACTCCGTCGCACCCGAGGGCGACCTGCTCTACCCGTACTCCGCCGGCCTGTTCGGCACCGGTGCGGGGATGGCCTTCCGGACCTCGGTGATCCGCGACCTCGGCGGGTTCGACGAGGCGCTGGGTGCGGGTACCCGCACCGCCGGCGGCGAGGACCTGGACGCGTTCGTCATGGTGCTCCAGCACGGTCACGCGCTGGCCTACGAGCCGAGCTCGGTCGTCTGGCACCACCACCGTGCCGACCTCGAGGGTCTGCAGAAGCAGATGTACGCCTACGGCACCGGGCTCACCGCGTTCATCACCAAGCACCTGCTCAGCCGCGACACCCGCTACGCCCTGCTGCGCCGTATCCCCAAGGGGGTGGCCAAGATGGCCGCCATCCCGAAGGCGACCAAGAACTCGGTCGGGCGGCAGCAGTCGTCCATCCCGTCGCGCAACCTGCTGCTGCGGGAGTTCGCCGGGATGGCGATGGGACCGGCGCTCTACGGCATCGCCAAGCGGCGCATCCCCGAGCACGACTTGAGCGCGCCGTCGTTCGCCACGGACGCCACGGAGACCGCCTCGCGCTGA
- a CDS encoding glycosyltransferase family 2 protein, with protein sequence MSSVLPEGSAVPRTVAVVVCAYTMDRWVDVVEAYESLVKQERPADEVVLVIDHNDDLLTALQITFPSAHIIPNTSVQGLSGARNTGVEATTSDIVLFLDDDAKAEPDWVARLLAVFDEPGVQGVAGHAEANWPKVGKPAWFPEEFLWVVGCSYRGLPTRRADVRNPIGSSMGFTRAALERTGGFTTGIGRIGTHPVGAEETELSIRLRQADPSARIVLEPAAVVHHRVSEPRLKLRYFMSRCYWEGVSKAVISGDVGAGDALAAERSYTTKVLPLAVVRGFRDLLRGDLGGPGRSAAVVLGFGLTGLGYVRGLLTRKSAVTPATAVPLTGESSS encoded by the coding sequence ATGAGTTCGGTGCTTCCCGAAGGATCCGCAGTTCCCCGCACCGTCGCCGTCGTGGTGTGCGCCTACACCATGGACCGTTGGGTCGACGTCGTGGAGGCTTACGAGTCCCTCGTGAAGCAGGAGCGACCGGCGGACGAGGTCGTGCTGGTCATCGACCACAACGACGACCTGCTGACGGCGCTGCAGATCACGTTCCCTTCGGCGCACATCATCCCCAACACGAGCGTGCAGGGGTTGTCGGGCGCCCGTAACACCGGTGTCGAGGCCACCACCTCCGACATCGTGCTCTTCCTCGACGACGACGCGAAGGCCGAGCCCGACTGGGTGGCTCGGCTGCTCGCCGTCTTCGACGAGCCCGGCGTCCAGGGCGTCGCCGGCCACGCCGAGGCCAACTGGCCCAAGGTCGGCAAGCCCGCATGGTTCCCGGAGGAGTTCCTCTGGGTCGTCGGGTGCAGCTACCGCGGCCTGCCCACCCGGCGCGCCGACGTCCGCAATCCCATCGGATCATCGATGGGGTTCACCCGGGCCGCTCTCGAGCGCACCGGCGGGTTCACCACCGGCATCGGCCGTATCGGCACCCATCCGGTGGGCGCCGAGGAGACCGAACTGTCCATCCGGCTCCGGCAGGCCGACCCCTCGGCGCGCATCGTGCTGGAACCCGCGGCGGTCGTGCACCACCGGGTGTCCGAACCCCGGTTGAAGCTCAGGTACTTCATGAGCAGGTGCTACTGGGAGGGCGTCTCCAAGGCGGTCATCTCCGGCGACGTGGGTGCCGGTGACGCGCTGGCCGCCGAGCGCAGCTACACGACGAAGGTCCTCCCGCTCGCCGTGGTCCGCGGTTTTCGCGACCTGCTGCGCGGCGACCTCGGTGGTCCCGGCCGGTCCGCTGCCGTCGTCCTCGGGTTCGGGTTGACCGGCCTCGGCTACGTCCGCGGCCTGCTGACGCGCAAGAGCGCCGTCACGCCCGCCACCGCTGTTCCCCTGACTGGAGAATCGTCATCATGA
- a CDS encoding beta-1,6-N-acetylglucosaminyltransferase, translating to MTGLAAVVLAHRDAPQVRRLITALGDVPVSLHCDIKAPTEVATAMAAGWDSRVELLHRSSGSLNSWSLVRIELDALRSALRHSAAEHIVVLSGADYPLLGVDALRAALRPWAGRSFLLNRPVPFEHWSVDRHPDGGQWRTAHRFLTRGDDLLTIRGVPVRFPWKRPLPEHLSVRASSQWKIYGRDDATRLLATLDERPDLVRFWRSTLVPDESCVASILSSPELTGGPDLPECHGSPWYIKWGQRGAHHPEWLVDDDFESLVEALAAPEGDPVSLTRPQPHRIRPFFARKFASDRSAGLLDRIDAELH from the coding sequence GTGACGGGCTTGGCCGCCGTCGTTCTCGCTCACCGCGACGCTCCACAAGTACGGCGACTCATCACCGCTCTCGGTGATGTGCCGGTGAGTCTGCACTGCGACATTAAGGCCCCGACTGAGGTCGCCACCGCCATGGCCGCAGGATGGGATTCCCGAGTCGAGCTACTGCACCGTAGCTCGGGCTCCCTGAACAGCTGGTCGTTGGTGCGCATCGAGCTCGACGCGCTCCGATCTGCGCTCCGCCATTCCGCAGCTGAACACATCGTCGTGCTGTCCGGCGCCGATTACCCGCTGCTGGGGGTCGATGCGCTCCGCGCGGCCTTGAGGCCGTGGGCCGGCCGTTCCTTCTTGTTGAACCGCCCGGTGCCCTTCGAACACTGGAGTGTCGATCGGCATCCCGACGGCGGACAGTGGCGCACTGCGCACCGGTTCCTCACACGGGGCGACGATCTCTTGACCATCAGAGGGGTGCCGGTGCGCTTCCCATGGAAGCGTCCGCTACCCGAACATCTCTCGGTGCGCGCCTCCAGCCAATGGAAGATCTACGGCCGCGACGACGCAACCCGGCTGCTGGCCACTTTGGACGAGCGACCGGACCTGGTCCGATTCTGGCGGTCCACACTCGTCCCTGACGAGAGCTGCGTCGCTTCGATCCTCAGCTCACCTGAATTGACCGGCGGACCTGACCTTCCCGAATGTCACGGCAGCCCGTGGTACATCAAGTGGGGTCAACGGGGGGCCCACCATCCGGAGTGGCTCGTCGACGACGACTTCGAGAGCCTCGTCGAGGCGCTCGCGGCGCCCGAGGGAGATCCGGTGAGCCTCACCCGCCCACAGCCTCACCGCATCCGACCGTTCTTCGCCCGCAAGTTCGCCTCCGACCGCAGCGCGGGCCTGCTGGACCGGATCGACGCCGAGCTGCACTGA
- a CDS encoding glycoside hydrolase family 16 protein, with the protein MALFSTRRLRSLTMAGVVGSLLLAAAPAQAAAAPVLSAGTLTASVHGYEVTATTTVKSSVATSVEKFGVCVRGANKLNVDFIKAQNAWVTPTGTTHTATQTLAPGTYNYWTCAYDEGAWLTLDKARPFVVTVPDPTVGTTPASTTPVTTMPQGDLPGWKQVFSDDFTTNAPTGTFGDVYKNKFSTYHGFADSFKGGTYNRDVLSVHDGKLDMFLHKKDGRPQVAAPAPIVTTPWAGQTYGKFSVRFKSDSLPGYKVAWLLWPDSNNWNEGEIDFPEGGLNSKMWGFNHCVGNPMQNCSWADTQVSFTDWHTVSIEWTPTRVTFLLDGQVVGNDTKNVPHTAMHWILQTETTSANPAITRDGHLEIDWVSVYTYNK; encoded by the coding sequence ATGGCTCTCTTCTCCACCCGCCGACTGCGATCCCTCACGATGGCCGGCGTCGTCGGCTCCCTGCTCCTGGCGGCCGCACCGGCCCAGGCCGCCGCCGCCCCGGTGTTGTCCGCCGGCACCCTCACCGCCTCCGTCCACGGCTACGAGGTCACCGCCACGACGACCGTCAAGTCCAGTGTCGCCACCAGCGTCGAGAAGTTCGGCGTCTGCGTGCGGGGGGCCAACAAGCTCAACGTCGACTTCATCAAGGCGCAGAACGCCTGGGTCACCCCCACCGGCACCACCCACACCGCCACCCAGACGCTGGCTCCGGGCACCTACAACTACTGGACCTGCGCCTACGACGAGGGCGCCTGGCTGACGCTGGACAAGGCCAGGCCGTTCGTGGTCACCGTGCCCGACCCGACCGTCGGGACCACCCCGGCCTCCACCACCCCGGTGACCACCATGCCGCAGGGGGACCTGCCCGGTTGGAAGCAGGTCTTCTCCGACGACTTCACCACCAACGCCCCCACGGGCACCTTCGGTGACGTCTACAAGAACAAGTTCTCGACCTACCACGGCTTCGCCGACTCCTTCAAGGGCGGCACCTACAACCGTGACGTCCTGTCCGTCCACGACGGCAAGCTGGACATGTTCCTGCACAAGAAGGACGGCCGACCGCAGGTCGCCGCCCCCGCCCCGATCGTCACCACCCCGTGGGCCGGCCAGACGTACGGCAAGTTCTCGGTCCGCTTCAAGTCGGACTCGCTGCCGGGCTACAAGGTGGCCTGGCTGCTGTGGCCGGACTCCAACAACTGGAACGAGGGTGAGATCGACTTCCCCGAGGGCGGCCTGAACAGCAAGATGTGGGGCTTCAACCACTGCGTGGGCAACCCGATGCAGAACTGCTCGTGGGCCGACACCCAGGTGAGCTTCACCGACTGGCACACCGTGAGCATCGAATGGACCCCCACCCGCGTGACCTTCCTGCTCGACGGCCAGGTCGTCGGCAACGACACCAAGAACGTCCCGCACACCGCGATGCACTGGATCCTGCAGACCGAGACCACCAGCGCCAACCCGGCCATCACCAGGGACGGGCACCTGGAGATCGACTGGGTCAGCGTCTACACCTACAACAAGTGA
- a CDS encoding serine/threonine protein kinase produces MVTDQATTGDPTEEIRPLPPVTGGSRVTPRMLALGVTAVLAVLVPLLATVDLDVAGRPLLASLFMLLVPGVPIVLCLRLRSGLATAVLAVAASFSYHSVYGTFAIKDAFWHPVGGSWFATVIALGFTVLALRPEQRSAVPAPPIGERLRSVVADRVRLISLSAVLIAGLLWFWETQTIVLDDAAAYGLFEVVSWRFVLALIVLSAVTGYSLLRARIDQLVLTLAVTVWALVGYATVPVADGQGSVPVGWVHVGFIQYISENGAVPSSYDARFSWPGFFAAGAQLVSLGGTVDARSFLVLAPVVYFLAALPGLLLIARSITHSWRWSWVAVLVFVVTNWYQQDYFSPQATAFVIYVAVIGTLLWMIDTAVVPRLRGNLAAKVIGALKRTPALPEAMSARSAQGLGIVLTLLCGGLVVTHQLTPFTMIFALVGFAVTGLTRYRLLWVATGLIFVGYFSYGAIDFWIGHLDGLLGDVGKVGNAVTAGVGGRIVGDATYQSNQYVRIGWSLLLLALGAVGVWTLRRRREALLLAGLACAPFALLVVQSYGGEVVIRSFLYASPVLAPLAASAIRSGLELVRSRRATTPTSTVPADQRRSVLVGTAVMVPVLVVSGLLLTFTRGLNASFERTPPDQAAAAQMMYDRTVPGDNVGLPLFSGLTPYLQLTEVRTRYVLAETCVGSTLTECIADPLPRFVLITRTQDRVGELTRSRPPGWVWELGQQLIDSGEYTRTYEGPDAWLLELNAQGAS; encoded by the coding sequence ATGGTGACCGACCAGGCGACGACCGGCGATCCGACCGAGGAGATCCGTCCCCTGCCACCCGTGACCGGCGGTTCCCGTGTGACACCGCGGATGCTGGCGCTGGGCGTCACCGCCGTGCTCGCGGTGCTGGTGCCGTTGCTGGCCACCGTGGACCTCGACGTCGCCGGCCGCCCGCTGCTCGCCTCGTTGTTTATGCTGCTCGTCCCTGGTGTGCCAATAGTCCTGTGCCTGCGGCTGCGCAGCGGTCTGGCCACGGCGGTCCTGGCGGTCGCCGCGAGCTTCAGCTACCACAGCGTCTACGGGACCTTCGCGATCAAAGACGCGTTCTGGCATCCGGTCGGCGGGTCCTGGTTCGCCACCGTCATCGCGCTGGGCTTCACCGTCCTCGCGTTGCGCCCGGAGCAGCGGTCCGCGGTTCCCGCGCCGCCGATCGGCGAGCGACTGCGGTCCGTGGTCGCCGACCGGGTGCGCCTGATCAGCCTCAGCGCCGTCCTGATCGCCGGCCTGCTGTGGTTCTGGGAGACGCAGACGATCGTCCTCGACGACGCCGCGGCTTACGGTCTCTTCGAGGTGGTCAGCTGGCGCTTCGTGCTGGCGCTGATCGTGCTGTCCGCGGTCACCGGCTACAGCCTGCTACGGGCCCGCATCGACCAGCTGGTCCTCACGCTGGCGGTCACCGTCTGGGCGCTGGTCGGCTACGCCACGGTGCCGGTCGCCGACGGTCAGGGCAGCGTTCCCGTCGGGTGGGTGCACGTCGGCTTCATCCAGTACATCTCCGAGAACGGCGCGGTCCCCAGCAGCTACGACGCCCGGTTCAGCTGGCCCGGCTTCTTCGCCGCCGGCGCGCAACTGGTCTCGCTGGGCGGCACCGTCGATGCCCGCAGCTTTCTGGTCCTCGCTCCGGTGGTCTACTTCCTGGCCGCTCTTCCCGGGTTGCTGCTGATCGCCCGCTCCATCACCCACTCCTGGCGGTGGTCGTGGGTCGCGGTGCTCGTCTTCGTGGTGACCAACTGGTACCAGCAGGACTACTTCTCCCCGCAGGCCACCGCGTTCGTCATCTACGTCGCGGTCATCGGCACGCTGCTGTGGATGATCGACACGGCGGTGGTGCCGCGGCTGCGCGGCAACCTGGCGGCCAAGGTCATCGGCGCCCTCAAACGCACGCCGGCTCTACCGGAGGCTATGAGCGCCCGCTCCGCGCAGGGCCTGGGCATCGTGCTCACCCTGCTCTGCGGTGGACTGGTGGTGACCCACCAGCTGACCCCGTTCACGATGATCTTCGCGCTGGTCGGCTTCGCCGTCACCGGGCTCACCCGCTACCGGCTGTTGTGGGTCGCCACCGGGCTGATCTTCGTCGGCTACTTCAGCTACGGTGCGATCGACTTCTGGATCGGACACCTCGACGGCCTGCTGGGTGACGTCGGCAAGGTCGGCAATGCGGTGACCGCCGGCGTCGGTGGCCGCATCGTCGGTGACGCGACGTACCAGTCCAACCAGTACGTCCGTATCGGCTGGTCGTTGCTGCTGCTCGCTCTGGGCGCCGTCGGTGTGTGGACACTGCGCCGGCGGCGCGAGGCGCTGCTGCTGGCCGGGCTCGCCTGCGCGCCGTTCGCCCTGCTGGTCGTGCAGAGTTACGGGGGCGAGGTCGTCATCCGCTCGTTCCTCTACGCCTCCCCCGTGTTGGCTCCGCTGGCGGCCTCGGCCATCCGCTCCGGCCTCGAGCTGGTCCGTTCGCGACGCGCGACCACCCCCACCTCCACCGTCCCGGCAGACCAGCGCCGATCGGTGCTCGTCGGCACGGCGGTCATGGTGCCCGTGCTGGTGGTGTCGGGTCTGCTGCTCACCTTCACCCGCGGGCTCAACGCCTCGTTCGAGCGGACACCGCCCGATCAGGCCGCTGCCGCACAGATGATGTACGACCGGACCGTCCCCGGCGACAATGTCGGTCTGCCCCTGTTCTCCGGTCTGACGCCGTATCTCCAGCTGACCGAAGTGCGAACTCGGTATGTACTCGCCGAGACCTGCGTCGGCTCGACCCTCACCGAGTGCATCGCCGACCCGCTGCCGCGGTTCGTGCTGATCACCCGCACCCAGGACCGCGTCGGTGAGCTGACCCGCAGCCGCCCGCCCGGCTGGGTCTGGGAACTCGGCCAGCAGCTGATCGACTCGGGTGAGTACACCCGGACCTACGAGGGACCCGATGCCTGGCTCCTGGAACTCAACGCGCAGGGAGCGTCCTGA
- a CDS encoding glycoside hydrolase family 16 protein → MSSPTKRGGKRILAVAATIGLLTTAFTTPAMAATLSAGTLDSSVSGNSVTVRTTISTTDGLTATRAGVCIRDESGDNFDLKNSGVWLSESGTTITKTGQFDAGTYRYWSCAKIDGAWQDLGAAKTFTVSGGGGAATASGQAMPVGDLPNFKQVFKDDFTTDLARGSFPGSYRSKWASYSGFGDTLGGGVYNKDIISMGDGMMDLYLHKANGKGQVAAPVPLINGDWNSQTYGKYTIRFKSDALPGFRTAWLLWPTSGNWKEGEIDFPEGGLAGEMWGFNHCIGNPSVNCGWVNTGKSFTGWHTASVEWTPSSVVFLMDGEKVMTSTNAVPRTPMRWILQTESGTTNPDRMTTNGHLQIDWVTMYDYTG, encoded by the coding sequence ATGTCATCCCCCACCAAGCGAGGCGGTAAACGCATCCTCGCCGTCGCGGCCACCATCGGCCTGCTGACGACCGCGTTCACCACCCCGGCGATGGCGGCGACGCTCTCCGCGGGCACGCTGGACAGCTCCGTCTCCGGTAACTCGGTGACCGTCCGGACGACCATCTCCACCACCGACGGTCTCACCGCGACCCGTGCGGGCGTCTGCATCCGGGACGAGTCCGGCGACAACTTCGACCTGAAGAACTCCGGCGTCTGGCTCAGCGAGTCCGGTACCACGATCACCAAGACCGGCCAGTTCGACGCCGGCACCTACCGCTACTGGTCGTGCGCCAAGATCGACGGCGCCTGGCAGGACCTGGGTGCGGCCAAGACCTTCACCGTCAGCGGCGGCGGTGGCGCCGCCACCGCCAGCGGCCAGGCGATGCCGGTGGGCGACCTGCCCAACTTCAAGCAGGTGTTCAAGGACGACTTCACCACCGACCTGGCCCGCGGCTCGTTCCCCGGCAGCTACCGGTCGAAGTGGGCCAGCTACAGCGGCTTCGGTGACACCCTCGGCGGTGGTGTCTACAACAAGGACATCATCTCGATGGGCGACGGGATGATGGACCTCTACCTGCACAAGGCCAACGGCAAGGGACAGGTCGCGGCCCCGGTGCCGTTGATCAACGGCGACTGGAACTCGCAGACCTACGGCAAGTACACGATCCGCTTCAAGTCCGACGCACTGCCCGGTTTCCGGACCGCATGGCTGCTCTGGCCGACCAGCGGCAACTGGAAGGAGGGTGAGATCGACTTCCCCGAGGGCGGTCTGGCCGGCGAGATGTGGGGCTTCAACCACTGCATCGGCAACCCCTCGGTCAACTGCGGCTGGGTGAACACCGGCAAGTCGTTCACCGGCTGGCACACCGCCAGCGTCGAGTGGACCCCGTCGTCGGTGGTGTTCCTGATGGACGGCGAGAAGGTCATGACCTCGACCAACGCGGTCCCCCGCACCCCGATGCGCTGGATCCTGCAGACCGAGAGCGGCACCACCAACCCGGACCGGATGACCACCAACGGCCACCTGCAGATCGACTGGGTCACGATGTACGACTACACCGGCTGA
- a CDS encoding glycoside hydrolase family 16 protein, whose protein sequence is MLKKRTPVLRRRRVLVGGGVGLVLVVLAAFLTGRAISDSTTGDAARDYVSGEPMPRGDLPGWRQTFSDDFNTGALDEDRWGRYSGTPGGSPQSHWEGDHVVVRDSQLVLEGYQEEGRWVTGGVSNWPVTQLYGKWEVRFRVDPSDETTFHFLLWPQADVWPPEIDFLENFGGGRQSASAFLHYRDESEPNGRGKTERTVEADFTTWHTAGVEWLPGEVTYTLDGEPWASVTGENVPDQPMWLGLQAQAVDCSSGDNCTDGITRADVMIDWVTVYERD, encoded by the coding sequence TTGCTGAAGAAGCGAACACCGGTACTGCGCCGTCGCCGCGTCCTCGTGGGGGGTGGTGTCGGTCTGGTCCTGGTCGTCCTCGCCGCGTTCCTCACCGGCCGGGCGATCTCGGACTCCACGACGGGCGACGCCGCCCGCGACTACGTCTCGGGCGAGCCGATGCCGCGCGGTGACCTGCCGGGCTGGCGCCAGACCTTCAGCGACGACTTCAACACCGGGGCCCTGGACGAGGACCGGTGGGGTCGGTACAGCGGTACGCCCGGCGGCTCGCCGCAGAGCCACTGGGAGGGCGACCACGTCGTCGTCCGCGACTCCCAGCTGGTGCTCGAGGGTTACCAGGAGGAGGGCCGCTGGGTCACCGGTGGCGTGTCCAACTGGCCGGTCACGCAGCTCTACGGCAAGTGGGAGGTCCGCTTCCGCGTCGACCCCAGCGACGAGACGACGTTCCACTTCCTGCTGTGGCCCCAGGCGGACGTGTGGCCGCCCGAGATCGACTTCCTGGAGAACTTCGGCGGCGGTCGGCAGTCCGCGTCGGCGTTCCTCCACTACCGCGACGAGAGTGAGCCCAACGGCCGCGGCAAGACCGAACGCACCGTCGAGGCGGACTTCACGACCTGGCACACGGCCGGCGTGGAGTGGCTGCCCGGGGAGGTGACGTACACGCTCGACGGCGAGCCGTGGGCCTCCGTCACCGGCGAGAACGTCCCCGATCAGCCGATGTGGCTCGGGCTGCAGGCGCAGGCGGTGGACTGCTCGTCCGGCGACAACTGCACCGACGGCATCACCCGCGCCGACGTGATGATCGACTGGGTCACCGTCTACGAACGGGACTGA